One segment of Capnocytophaga sp. oral taxon 878 DNA contains the following:
- a CDS encoding YhcG family protein, with protein sequence MLRLYWQMGKDIVEKQEQAKWGDGFLQTLSADLCEMFPMMKGFSYRNLKMIRQWYLFYNQQDVIGKQLVSQLEVSLFRVPWGHHIMIMQRCRDMQEAIFYVYKTIENHWSRSVLEHQIELNLYERQGKAITNFQQELPIAASELAQELTKDPYVFDFLSITEKCTEKELQQYLEDNMTKFLLELGKGFCFYGKQVHINVGGDDFYIDLLFYNVQLHCYVVVELKTTKFKPEHIGQLKFYVTAINKQLRTEADNPTIGLLICKDKNDVVAQYTLDDIHNPIGISSYKLFDELSKDYKSSLPSIEEIEKQLNITN encoded by the coding sequence TTGTTACGCCTCTATTGGCAAATGGGGAAAGATATAGTGGAAAAACAAGAACAGGCTAAGTGGGGTGATGGTTTTTTGCAAACCCTTAGTGCTGATTTGTGTGAGATGTTTCCTATGATGAAAGGGTTTTCTTATAGGAACCTAAAGATGATACGACAATGGTATTTGTTTTATAATCAGCAAGATGTAATTGGGAAACAACTTGTTTCCCAATTAGAAGTTTCTTTGTTTAGAGTGCCTTGGGGGCATCATATAATGATTATGCAACGTTGTAGGGATATGCAAGAGGCTATTTTCTACGTTTATAAAACAATAGAAAACCATTGGAGTAGGTCGGTATTGGAACATCAAATAGAGTTGAATTTATATGAGCGGCAGGGGAAAGCGATTACTAATTTTCAGCAAGAACTGCCTATAGCTGCTTCTGAGTTAGCCCAAGAGCTTACTAAAGATCCTTATGTGTTTGATTTTCTTTCAATAACCGAAAAATGTACTGAAAAAGAACTTCAACAATATTTGGAAGATAATATGACAAAGTTTCTATTAGAGCTTGGAAAGGGCTTTTGTTTCTATGGGAAACAAGTGCATATAAATGTAGGAGGAGATGATTTTTATATTGATTTGCTTTTTTATAATGTGCAATTGCACTGTTATGTAGTAGTAGAACTCAAAACAACCAAGTTTAAGCCTGAACATATAGGGCAATTGAAATTCTATGTAACAGCAATAAATAAACAGTTGCGTACTGAAGCTGATAATCCTACTATTGGCTTGTTAATCTGTAAAGATAAAAATGATGTAGTAGCCCAGTATACTTTAGATGATATACATAATCCGATAGGTATTTCTTCCTATAAATTATTTGATGAGTTATCAAAAGATTATAAATCATCTTTGCCAAGTATTGAAGAAATAGAAAAACAACTAAATATAACTAATTAA
- a CDS encoding MotA/TolQ/ExbB proton channel family protein produces MKKMSSKLLLVAMLVLNVAMVSAQEVSDAAQQSKSFHQVFKERFIEGGPMYMAPILLCLIIGLAVAIERIIYLNMATTNSKKLITDIEEALDSKGVEAAKEVCRNTKGPVASIFYQGLDRASEGIDMVEKSVVSYGGVQMGQLEKNVSWISLFISIAPMLGFMGTVIGMIEAFDKISSAGGLDASLIAGDIKVALLTTVFGLIVAMILQIFYNYIIAKIDAIVNDMEDASISLIDLLVARKIK; encoded by the coding sequence ATGAAAAAAATGTCATCTAAGCTACTTTTAGTAGCAATGCTAGTTCTAAACGTAGCAATGGTTAGTGCACAGGAAGTATCAGATGCGGCTCAACAAAGCAAAAGCTTCCACCAAGTATTCAAAGAACGTTTCATTGAGGGAGGACCTATGTATATGGCTCCTATCTTGCTCTGCTTAATTATCGGTTTAGCAGTAGCTATTGAGAGGATTATTTACCTCAATATGGCAACGACAAACTCTAAAAAACTTATTACTGATATTGAAGAAGCTTTGGATAGCAAAGGTGTTGAAGCTGCAAAAGAAGTATGCCGTAACACTAAAGGCCCTGTAGCGTCTATCTTCTATCAAGGATTAGACCGTGCATCTGAAGGTATTGATATGGTTGAAAAATCAGTAGTATCTTATGGTGGTGTACAAATGGGACAATTAGAAAAGAATGTTTCTTGGATTTCGCTCTTTATCTCTATTGCACCAATGTTAGGGTTTATGGGAACCGTAATTGGTATGATTGAGGCGTTCGATAAGATTAGTTCTGCTGGTGGTTTGGATGCTTCACTTATTGCTGGTGATATTAAGGTTGCCTTGCTTACTACTGTATTCGGTTTGATAGTTGCGATGATTCTACAAATTTTCTATAACTACATTATCGCTAAAATCGATGCTATTGTAAATGATATGGAAGATGCTTCTATCTCACTTATCGACCTATTAGTAGCAAGAAAAATAAAATAA
- a CDS encoding 1-acyl-sn-glycerol-3-phosphate acyltransferase: protein MEDYYKSIRPFYDNEVPEALRQIKDNSLIKAMLAYAFPESTPEERERKLLSCQKVSDFQIDIMYQVVVKAIEKSISKFTYEGFENLDPEKSYVFISNHRDIILDTSLLNVALHNNGLEMTASAMGDNLLRKKYLKILAMLNRNIIIYRSLPPREALEHSKLVSEYIYDCITENHRSVWLAQREGRTKNGDDRTQQGVLKMLTLNAIEGLSPLQYLKSLHIVPMAISYEFDPTDALKIPALIAQHKGEAYVKTNKEDFENIIQGLIGKKGRVHIAVGEPLSKELDIIEAEHQHLNKQLQAVAECLDAAIHKQYQLFPPNYIAADLQDGTYIYNKHYTNEEKQQFQLRMNKLAEDDISRTKFLEMYANPVKNKVNGN, encoded by the coding sequence ATGGAAGATTATTACAAGTCAATACGCCCTTTTTATGATAACGAGGTGCCTGAAGCACTGCGCCAAATTAAAGACAATTCTTTGATTAAGGCTATGTTGGCTTATGCTTTTCCTGAAAGCACTCCTGAGGAACGCGAACGAAAATTGCTATCGTGCCAAAAAGTAAGTGATTTTCAAATTGATATAATGTATCAGGTGGTTGTTAAAGCAATAGAAAAGAGTATTTCAAAATTTACTTATGAAGGTTTTGAAAATCTTGATCCTGAAAAGTCTTATGTTTTTATCTCTAATCACCGTGATATTATTTTAGATACTTCACTGCTGAATGTAGCCTTGCATAATAATGGACTTGAAATGACGGCTTCGGCTATGGGCGATAACCTTTTGCGCAAAAAGTATTTAAAAATACTGGCGATGCTTAACCGCAATATCATAATATACAGAAGTTTGCCTCCTCGAGAGGCTTTGGAACATTCTAAGCTAGTGTCTGAATATATTTATGATTGCATTACCGAGAATCATCGCAGTGTATGGCTAGCACAACGTGAGGGACGTACCAAAAATGGTGATGATCGTACCCAGCAGGGAGTACTAAAAATGCTTACTCTAAATGCTATTGAAGGACTCTCGCCTTTGCAATATCTCAAGAGCCTACATATAGTGCCTATGGCTATTTCTTATGAGTTTGATCCTACTGATGCTCTTAAAATACCAGCTCTTATAGCTCAACACAAAGGAGAAGCCTATGTAAAAACTAATAAGGAAGATTTTGAGAATATTATTCAAGGGCTTATAGGGAAAAAAGGGCGTGTACATATTGCAGTAGGAGAACCCTTAAGTAAAGAGTTAGATATTATTGAAGCTGAACATCAGCACCTAAATAAACAATTACAAGCAGTTGCAGAGTGTTTGGATGCTGCTATTCATAAGCAATACCAGCTGTTCCCTCCTAACTATATTGCAGCTGACTTGCAAGATGGCACCTATATATATAATAAGCATTACACGAATGAAGAAAAACAACAGTTTCAGCTTCGGATGAATAAGTTAGCTGAAGATGATATCTCACGTACTAAGTTTTTGGAAATGTATGCCAACCCTGTAAAAAATAAAGTGAATGGAAACTAA
- a CDS encoding DUF6051 family protein, giving the protein MEYYELYNKLRTAFDTGKNSDLPELGISIFHNSFFSEGAKYYLPGSEHLFCKDHNLAFSSQSVRAQDDLDRVDYEIECNIHFQYHIVQPLEQKLAEGVIIVFHGLNEKKWDKYLPWAYALTKRTGKAVVLFPIAFHMGRAPERWSSRQEMYAIAQKRMSEFADNSDTSYVNAATSTRLDAFPQRLFWSGLQTYNDIVQLITDIKAGGLENIAANAEINLFGYSIGSFLSVILMMANPKGYFTNAKLFCFCGGMTIDRMFPISKYIMDGRAAISMQKTFAELLSTNFKNDTRLQHYQDSNLHFEEGWFKTMLRYNYYQKEREKRFSQLEKQIKAFVLEKDEVTPPVEALNTLKGGYRNINIEVEVDDFPYPYSHMNPFALTTKNAPQVTEAFERFVASAAEFYNR; this is encoded by the coding sequence ATGGAATATTACGAATTGTACAACAAACTAAGGACCGCCTTTGATACCGGAAAGAACAGTGATTTGCCCGAACTAGGCATTAGTATTTTTCATAATAGTTTCTTTTCGGAAGGGGCTAAGTATTACCTGCCAGGGAGTGAGCATTTATTTTGTAAAGACCATAATCTTGCGTTTTCATCACAGAGTGTTCGTGCGCAAGATGATCTTGATAGGGTTGATTATGAAATAGAGTGCAATATTCATTTTCAGTATCATATAGTGCAGCCTTTGGAGCAAAAATTGGCCGAAGGTGTAATTATTGTTTTTCACGGTTTGAACGAAAAGAAGTGGGATAAGTACCTGCCTTGGGCATACGCCTTGACGAAGCGGACGGGGAAGGCGGTAGTGCTGTTCCCAATAGCCTTCCATATGGGGCGTGCGCCCGAGCGTTGGAGTTCTAGGCAAGAGATGTATGCTATTGCTCAAAAACGTATGAGTGAATTTGCTGATAACTCGGATACATCTTATGTGAATGCAGCGACTTCTACGCGTTTGGATGCCTTCCCGCAACGCCTATTCTGGTCGGGCTTACAGACTTATAACGATATAGTACAGCTTATAACCGATATTAAGGCAGGAGGGCTGGAGAATATTGCTGCTAATGCCGAAATTAACTTATTTGGGTACTCGATAGGCTCTTTTTTATCGGTAATTTTGATGATGGCCAACCCTAAGGGGTATTTTACGAATGCCAAATTGTTTTGTTTCTGTGGAGGAATGACTATTGATAGGATGTTTCCTATCTCCAAATATATAATGGATGGGCGAGCGGCTATATCTATGCAAAAGACCTTTGCGGAGCTGCTTAGTACGAACTTCAAGAACGATACGCGCTTGCAGCATTATCAGGATAGTAACTTACATTTTGAAGAGGGGTGGTTTAAAACAATGTTGCGCTATAATTACTATCAGAAAGAACGAGAAAAGCGCTTTTCTCAGTTGGAGAAACAGATTAAAGCCTTTGTGCTAGAAAAGGATGAGGTAACACCCCCTGTTGAGGCACTTAATACCCTGAAAGGTGGCTACCGGAATATTAATATAGAGGTTGAAGTAGATGATTTTCCTTATCCTTACTCTCATATGAACCCCTTTGCCCTTACTACTAAAAACGCCCCACAAGTAACTGAAGCTTTTGAGCGCTTTGTAGCATCGGCAGCGGAGTTTTATAATAGATAG
- a CDS encoding DUF6138 family protein: MNTESIIKEILTGIATAFDELDLPKKPYGRNELWEGITDYFKIKQRKNKIEFHNNEEEYTCPSITIKDFEQLPDDFIDNELLPALEEQFTQMFFNPEFYYRFQYKLTLVFDFLTATGHHARKQVRLEHPERKAELKERLDIYIQKVIYEATQKVKEKEVHTFFDKLFDFELTGYSEDKVIEILNKGITLIDPKWKKTLEEYQWSLLYHTREWKEKVFMKLYYKVEGSDWSKKYTLKEGLQAKDIDNAKLNLFVAQALWRIKYKKYSWDVEFACEDLERAAKELGSKKAAMYLKEGTGILPNELIHYKDSEVECDANDVFAQISVKIKQESATAYDKALDFIIALLKADFPVSYYIKISSKAPKQFLDIKGIAKSPTHRFFAQALQYEELRPKLVAYAEVAMKEFQWYNDVEEGEKSCMPGSYAVFGLGLIGEEYFPLVSKYFALLDDEHQMIHKYFVSALIDRYGVNEKSLPLICQGITSAQFDMVFKNLEKEMEKPENKELLAKFLKEKEAFFIANKEPGFYKYYEEEIYYAIYGKQWKKK, translated from the coding sequence ATGAACACAGAAAGCATCATCAAAGAAATCTTAACAGGAATAGCTACTGCCTTTGACGAATTAGATCTTCCTAAAAAGCCTTATGGCAGAAATGAACTCTGGGAAGGTATCACCGATTATTTCAAAATAAAACAGAGAAAGAACAAAATAGAGTTTCATAATAATGAGGAAGAATATACTTGTCCTTCTATTACCATTAAAGACTTTGAGCAGCTTCCTGACGATTTTATAGACAATGAGTTGCTTCCTGCTTTGGAAGAACAATTTACTCAAATGTTCTTCAACCCTGAGTTTTATTATCGCTTTCAGTACAAACTTACCTTAGTATTTGATTTTCTTACCGCCACTGGGCATCACGCCCGCAAACAAGTGCGATTGGAACACCCCGAGCGCAAAGCTGAACTCAAAGAGCGTTTGGATATCTATATACAAAAGGTTATTTATGAGGCTACCCAGAAAGTGAAAGAGAAAGAAGTGCATACTTTCTTTGATAAACTTTTTGATTTTGAACTCACAGGCTATAGTGAGGACAAGGTAATTGAAATCCTCAACAAAGGGATTACCCTCATAGATCCTAAGTGGAAAAAGACTTTAGAAGAATATCAATGGAGCTTGCTTTACCATACACGAGAGTGGAAAGAAAAGGTTTTTATGAAACTATATTACAAAGTAGAAGGAAGTGATTGGTCAAAGAAATATACACTCAAGGAAGGTTTGCAAGCAAAAGATATAGATAATGCCAAACTAAACCTATTTGTGGCACAAGCTCTTTGGCGTATCAAATACAAAAAATATAGTTGGGATGTAGAGTTTGCTTGTGAGGATTTAGAGCGTGCCGCTAAGGAATTAGGCTCTAAAAAAGCAGCGATGTACCTCAAAGAGGGGACAGGTATCTTGCCTAACGAACTTATCCATTACAAGGATAGTGAAGTGGAATGTGATGCGAATGATGTTTTTGCTCAGATCAGTGTGAAAATCAAACAAGAGTCAGCCACGGCTTATGACAAGGCTTTAGATTTTATCATTGCTCTGCTCAAAGCTGATTTTCCTGTCAGTTACTATATCAAGATCAGCAGTAAAGCCCCTAAACAGTTTTTAGACATTAAAGGCATTGCCAAATCGCCTACCCATCGCTTTTTTGCCCAAGCACTGCAATACGAGGAGTTGCGCCCTAAATTAGTAGCTTATGCTGAGGTGGCTATGAAAGAATTTCAGTGGTATAATGATGTAGAAGAAGGCGAGAAAAGCTGTATGCCGGGTAGTTATGCCGTCTTTGGTTTGGGTTTGATAGGAGAGGAGTATTTTCCTTTGGTTAGCAAATACTTTGCACTATTGGACGACGAACACCAAATGATACACAAATACTTTGTGAGCGCCCTTATCGATCGTTATGGAGTGAATGAAAAATCCTTACCGCTTATCTGCCAAGGAATCACCTCAGCACAGTTTGATATGGTGTTTAAGAATTTGGAAAAAGAAATGGAAAAGCCAGAGAACAAGGAGTTACTTGCGAAATTCCTCAAAGAAAAAGAAGCCTTTTTTATTGCCAACAAAGAACCTGGTTTCTACAAATATTACGAAGAGGAGATTTACTATGCCATCTATGGCAAACAGTGGAAGAAAAAATAA
- a CDS encoding TatD family hydrolase, with protein MIDTHTHLYSEEFDNDRAEMIARAQTAGIKHCCIPAIDSTYTQQMFQLKANYPDFVSLMNGLHPCSVKENYKEELAHVEALMPTHPFCAIGEIGIDLYWDKTFLKEQQEAFAWQIQLAKKHQLPIVIHCRDAFDEVFEVLETEKGEGLFGVFHCFTGTEEQAHRAISYGLHLGIGGVVTFKNGKIDQFLKNIPLEHIVLETDSPYLAPVPYRGKRNETAYILQVADKISDIYCQSLTNVIQQTTVNAKKIFNI; from the coding sequence ATGATAGATACCCATACACATTTATATTCGGAAGAATTTGATAATGACCGTGCTGAGATGATAGCACGTGCCCAAACAGCAGGGATAAAACATTGCTGCATTCCCGCTATTGATAGTACCTACACCCAGCAGATGTTTCAGCTCAAAGCTAATTATCCAGATTTTGTGTCACTTATGAATGGACTACATCCTTGTAGTGTGAAAGAAAATTATAAAGAGGAACTAGCTCACGTAGAAGCTTTAATGCCTACACATCCTTTCTGTGCCATTGGCGAAATAGGGATTGACCTCTATTGGGATAAAACTTTCCTAAAAGAACAGCAAGAGGCTTTTGCTTGGCAAATACAGCTGGCAAAAAAACATCAGCTTCCCATAGTAATACACTGTAGAGATGCCTTTGATGAGGTTTTTGAAGTTTTAGAAACAGAAAAAGGGGAGGGGCTTTTTGGCGTTTTTCACTGCTTTACGGGAACTGAAGAGCAAGCCCATCGCGCTATAAGCTACGGTTTGCACTTGGGCATAGGAGGAGTAGTAACTTTTAAGAACGGGAAAATAGATCAGTTTTTAAAAAATATACCTTTAGAGCATATAGTTTTAGAAACAGACTCTCCTTATTTAGCTCCGGTACCTTACCGAGGAAAGCGTAATGAAACAGCTTATATTTTGCAAGTGGCTGATAAGATTTCTGATATTTATTGTCAGTCCTTAACCAATGTAATTCAGCAAACTACAGTGAATGCAAAAAAAATATTTAACATTTAA
- a CDS encoding sulfate adenylyltransferase subunit 1: MNILRFITAGSVDDGKSTLIGRLLYDSKSILADQLEALEQQSKNKNDDGIDLAILTDGLRAEREQGITIDVAYRYFATPKRKFIIADAPGHTQYTRNMITGASNSELIIILVDARNGVTEQTRRHSIIASLLNIREVVVAVNKMDLVGYNEEVFKNIQQEYEQIAKRLGIKSVHYFPISAFVGDNIVNTTNAMPWYKGNSLLDFLESIEIKKDNYQQPRFQVQYVIRPQTEALHDYRGYAGEIISGTYHKGDKIIIEPEGISTELTKIEHNGTEVTQAQAGEPVVLHIKDDIDISRGDYFVKEDTEPQKGQDIEAVVCWMDKRELREGNKYLLQQRSKIVKAIVKEIEYKIDVNTLNQTPDVEGVKLNEIAKIRLKTASPLVYDAFQENPPMGSAILIDETSNATVAALMIS, encoded by the coding sequence ATGAATATATTACGTTTTATTACCGCCGGTAGTGTCGACGACGGCAAAAGCACCCTCATAGGGCGATTGCTTTACGATAGCAAAAGTATCTTGGCCGACCAGCTTGAAGCGCTTGAACAACAATCAAAAAACAAGAACGACGATGGTATCGACCTTGCCATTCTTACCGATGGACTACGTGCCGAACGTGAGCAAGGTATCACTATCGATGTCGCTTACAGGTACTTCGCTACCCCAAAACGCAAATTCATCATCGCCGATGCTCCTGGGCACACCCAATACACACGCAATATGATTACAGGAGCCTCTAATTCAGAGCTCATTATCATATTAGTCGATGCCCGCAACGGTGTAACCGAACAAACCCGTAGGCACTCCATTATTGCTTCATTGCTCAATATCCGCGAAGTAGTCGTGGCGGTAAACAAAATGGACTTGGTAGGCTATAACGAAGAGGTATTCAAAAACATCCAACAAGAATACGAACAGATAGCCAAGCGTCTGGGAATAAAAAGCGTACATTACTTCCCCATTTCAGCTTTCGTAGGCGATAATATAGTGAATACCACCAATGCAATGCCTTGGTACAAAGGTAATTCCCTTCTAGATTTCTTGGAAAGTATCGAAATAAAAAAAGACAACTACCAGCAGCCTCGCTTTCAAGTACAGTACGTAATCCGCCCACAAACAGAAGCCCTACATGATTACCGTGGCTATGCAGGCGAAATCATTTCCGGTACATATCACAAAGGAGATAAAATCATTATTGAACCCGAAGGAATAAGTACCGAACTTACCAAAATAGAACACAACGGCACCGAAGTAACCCAAGCTCAAGCCGGCGAGCCTGTAGTACTACATATTAAAGACGATATCGACATCTCTCGCGGCGATTACTTCGTAAAAGAAGATACCGAACCTCAAAAAGGACAAGATATAGAAGCCGTAGTATGCTGGATGGATAAACGCGAATTACGTGAGGGTAACAAATACTTGTTACAACAACGCAGCAAAATCGTAAAGGCTATAGTCAAAGAAATAGAGTACAAAATAGATGTAAATACCCTCAACCAAACACCCGATGTTGAAGGAGTAAAACTCAACGAAATAGCCAAAATAAGACTTAAAACAGCCTCTCCTTTGGTCTATGACGCCTTTCAAGAAAACCCTCCTATGGGCAGCGCCATTCTTATCGACGAGACCAGCAACGCCACAGTAGCAGCCCTAATGATAAGTTAA
- the rocD gene encoding ornithine--oxo-acid transaminase, with protein sequence MTTQKLTSEQAMALENQYGAHNYHPLPVVLSKGEGVYVWDAEGKRYYDFLSSYSAVNQGHCHPRIIKALTQQAHTLTLTSRAFYNDKLGAYEKYITQYFGFEKVLPMNTGAEAVETAIKICRKWAYEQKGVPESAATIIVCDKNFHGRTTTVVSFSSDKNARKNFGPYTPGFISIPYDDLAALEQVLADNAATVAGFLVEPIQGEAGVYVPAEGYLSSAKALCEKYNALFIADEVQTGVARTGKRLAVDHEQVKPDILVLGKALSGGVYPVSAVLADDRIMHVIKPGQHGSTFGGNPLAAAVAIEALQVVKDENLADNAARLGEIFRQEIGTYIKNSKIASLVRGKGLLNAIVINDTEDSDTAWDICLRMRDKGLLAKPTHGNIIRFAPPLVMNETELRECINIIISTLKEFEK encoded by the coding sequence ATGACAACACAAAAATTAACCTCAGAACAAGCTATGGCTCTGGAAAATCAGTACGGAGCCCATAACTATCACCCACTGCCTGTGGTGCTTAGCAAAGGCGAAGGCGTATACGTGTGGGATGCCGAAGGAAAGCGCTATTACGACTTTCTTTCCTCATACTCTGCCGTCAATCAAGGGCATTGTCACCCCCGTATTATAAAAGCCTTAACCCAGCAAGCCCATACCCTTACCCTTACCTCCCGAGCCTTTTATAATGATAAGTTAGGAGCGTACGAAAAGTATATTACACAGTACTTCGGCTTTGAAAAAGTACTACCTATGAACACAGGAGCCGAAGCCGTCGAAACAGCTATTAAAATATGTCGCAAATGGGCTTACGAGCAAAAAGGTGTCCCCGAAAGCGCCGCTACTATCATAGTATGCGATAAGAACTTTCACGGCCGCACCACTACCGTAGTCTCTTTCTCATCCGATAAAAACGCACGCAAAAACTTCGGACCATATACACCTGGTTTCATTTCAATACCCTATGACGATTTAGCAGCTTTAGAACAAGTCCTTGCCGATAACGCTGCTACTGTGGCAGGATTTTTGGTAGAGCCTATACAAGGTGAAGCAGGCGTATACGTCCCAGCCGAAGGCTATTTAAGCAGCGCCAAAGCCCTATGCGAAAAATATAACGCCCTCTTCATTGCCGATGAAGTACAAACAGGCGTAGCCCGTACCGGCAAGCGTTTAGCGGTAGACCACGAACAGGTAAAACCCGATATATTAGTATTAGGAAAAGCCCTTAGCGGAGGTGTATATCCCGTAAGTGCCGTCTTGGCCGATGATCGTATTATGCACGTCATTAAGCCCGGCCAGCACGGTAGTACCTTTGGCGGAAACCCCTTAGCAGCTGCAGTCGCTATCGAAGCCCTACAAGTAGTAAAAGATGAAAATCTAGCCGATAATGCTGCCCGATTAGGAGAAATTTTCCGACAAGAAATAGGCACATATATTAAAAACTCAAAAATAGCATCACTAGTACGTGGTAAAGGACTCCTAAATGCTATTGTAATTAACGATACTGAAGATAGTGATACTGCGTGGGATATATGTCTAAGAATGCGCGATAAAGGCTTATTGGCAAAACCTACTCACGGTAATATTATTAGGTTTGCCCCTCCCTTGGTAATGAACGAAACAGAACTAAGAGAGTGTATCAATATTATTATCAGCACCTTAAAAGAATTTGAAAAGTAA
- a CDS encoding biopolymer transporter ExbD, whose translation MAKRSIPEVNAGSMADIAFLLLIFFLVTTTIESNSGITVKLPPKQPADAPEPPVVKEKNVLVVVVNKNNQLLINNQIKELKDVKQTALDFLDNNGDGTCAYCKGDKLATSSDNPDKAIITLRNDRETSYKTYVAVQNELIKAYNELRERQRQRLYPNEVPYEQIEEEFNAARTPKERKAQLEPVILKLQELYPRKLLETAPKKH comes from the coding sequence ATGGCAAAACGTTCAATACCTGAGGTAAATGCAGGGTCAATGGCTGACATTGCTTTCCTGCTGTTGATATTCTTTTTGGTAACAACAACCATTGAAAGCAATTCAGGGATTACTGTAAAATTGCCTCCTAAACAACCTGCCGACGCTCCAGAACCACCAGTGGTAAAAGAGAAAAACGTATTGGTAGTAGTTGTAAATAAAAATAACCAGTTGCTTATCAATAACCAGATAAAAGAACTAAAGGATGTTAAGCAAACTGCCCTCGATTTTTTGGATAACAACGGCGATGGAACTTGCGCTTACTGCAAAGGTGATAAATTAGCAACTTCATCAGACAACCCTGATAAGGCTATCATTACTTTGCGTAATGACCGAGAAACATCATACAAAACTTACGTAGCTGTACAAAATGAGCTTATCAAAGCTTATAATGAATTACGTGAGCGGCAACGCCAACGTTTGTATCCTAATGAAGTACCTTACGAACAAATTGAAGAGGAGTTTAACGCTGCTCGTACGCCAAAAGAGCGTAAAGCACAGTTAGAGCCCGTAATATTGAAATTGCAGGAACTTTACCCAAGAAAGCTCTTGGAAACTGCACCTAAAAAACACTAA
- a CDS encoding asparaginase has protein sequence METNNSKVLLIYTGGTIGMIKDYQTGALRAFEFDNLYKRIPELSHLDCQISVHSFEKVIDSSDMNPRHWVAIAEVIEKEYTNYDGFVVLHGSDTMSYSASALSFMLEGLSKPVIFTGSQLPIGDLRTDAKENLITSIQLAALKEEGQSVIREVGLYFEYKLYRGNRTTKVNAERFQAFTSPNYPLLVESGVHLKVMKENLFKPKPHTILKVWKEFEQKVAILKMFPGITPQLLNAFFSIEGLKGVVLETYGSGNAPTDEWFLECLRKAIGKGIHIVNVTQCSGGSVIMGKYAASEALKTMGIIDGKDITTESAITKMMILLKKNISPNLFKIKFEESIVGEV, from the coding sequence ATGGAAACTAATAATTCAAAAGTATTGCTTATCTACACTGGTGGTACCATCGGGATGATAAAAGATTATCAAACAGGAGCATTACGTGCTTTTGAGTTTGACAACCTTTATAAGCGTATCCCTGAGTTATCACATTTAGATTGCCAAATATCGGTACATTCCTTTGAAAAAGTTATTGATTCATCTGATATGAATCCACGACATTGGGTAGCTATAGCTGAAGTTATAGAAAAGGAATATACTAATTATGATGGTTTTGTAGTACTACATGGCAGTGATACGATGAGTTATTCTGCTTCAGCTCTTAGCTTTATGTTAGAAGGTTTGTCAAAACCTGTAATATTCACAGGCTCACAACTCCCTATTGGCGATTTACGCACTGATGCTAAGGAAAATCTAATAACCTCTATACAGCTTGCAGCCTTAAAAGAGGAAGGACAATCGGTAATACGTGAGGTGGGACTTTATTTTGAATATAAGCTATATAGAGGTAATCGTACTACTAAGGTAAATGCAGAACGCTTTCAGGCTTTTACCTCTCCTAATTACCCTTTGTTGGTTGAAAGTGGAGTACATTTAAAGGTAATGAAAGAGAATTTGTTTAAACCTAAACCTCATACTATTCTAAAAGTATGGAAAGAGTTTGAACAAAAGGTAGCTATACTCAAAATGTTTCCAGGCATAACACCACAACTACTAAATGCTTTTTTTAGTATTGAAGGATTAAAAGGAGTGGTGTTAGAAACCTACGGTTCGGGTAATGCTCCCACTGATGAATGGTTTTTGGAATGCTTGCGAAAAGCCATTGGTAAAGGAATACACATTGTGAATGTAACCCAATGTAGTGGTGGAAGTGTGATTATGGGCAAGTATGCCGCTAGTGAAGCCCTCAAAACAATGGGAATAATAGATGGAAAAGATATTACAACAGAGTCGGCTATTACTAAAATGATGATTTTATTGAAAAAAAATATTTCTCCTAACTTGTTCAAAATCAAATTTGAAGAAAGTATAGTTGGGGAAGTTTAA